In a single window of the Candidatus Omnitrophota bacterium genome:
- a CDS encoding D-alanyl-D-alanine carboxypeptidase family protein, with protein MAAAVWLLASPPGWALNVDRLEPQEIEILESVLKTLEDPINAKKQDGTAIILSWEALYEPLSPAQRQFLDEFRALKGETLGATSHYFGEAPAADLAPVGPQAILKDGAEQPIEPQYLPKPALEAYLRMMGAMQQQIGKRLLIESGYRSPAYQLYLFLFYMPKHEYSIKETNRFVALPGHSEHGYPPRQAVDFINEAGINGEDHPEAFEALPEFRWLQQYAQVFGFVLSYPKDNPYHTAYEPWHWHFEAASCSPCQEKQQRQLFESLQVQSKPQ; from the coding sequence ATGGCGGCAGCCGTTTGGCTGTTGGCCTCCCCGCCCGGCTGGGCGTTGAATGTCGACCGGCTAGAGCCGCAAGAGATTGAAATCCTTGAGTCAGTCCTCAAGACTCTTGAAGATCCCATCAACGCTAAGAAGCAAGACGGCACCGCCATCATCCTCTCCTGGGAAGCGCTGTACGAGCCGCTGTCGCCTGCACAACGGCAATTTCTTGATGAGTTCCGCGCGCTCAAAGGCGAAACCCTCGGGGCAACCAGCCATTATTTCGGCGAAGCTCCGGCAGCGGATTTAGCGCCGGTCGGCCCGCAAGCGATCCTCAAAGACGGAGCGGAGCAACCAATCGAACCTCAGTATCTGCCCAAGCCGGCGCTGGAGGCGTATCTGCGGATGATGGGCGCCATGCAGCAACAGATCGGCAAGCGTCTGCTGATTGAGTCCGGGTACCGTTCTCCGGCCTATCAACTGTATCTCTTCCTTTTTTACATGCCGAAGCATGAGTACTCGATCAAGGAAACCAACCGCTTCGTGGCATTGCCTGGCCATAGCGAGCATGGCTACCCTCCGCGGCAAGCAGTCGACTTCATCAACGAGGCCGGCATCAATGGCGAAGATCATCCGGAGGCATTTGAGGCGCTTCCAGAGTTTCGTTGGCTGCAACAATATGCCCAAGTGTTTGGTTTTGTCCTTTCCTATCCTAAGGATAACCCATACCATACGGCGTACGAACCATGGCACTGGCATTTTGAAGCGGCCAGTTGCAGTCCCTGCCAGGAGAAACAACAACGCCAACTCTTCGAGAGTCTCCAGGTGCAGTCAAAGCCCCAGTAA
- a CDS encoding tetratricopeptide repeat protein, producing MAFSEPPRRRINALGLPVLLVGIGLWAYHNSFRGAFLFDDHRHILNNVNVREPSPPWACLAESARPIVDCSFTLNYALAGAQPFTYHAVNLAIHLLAGLLLFGLVRRTLETSRLATRFGKSAPWLALATALLWVVHPLQTQSVTYIVQRAESLMGLCYVATIYCLCRSATSSSARRWEALAVLACGAGMASKLDMMTAPLTALLYDRVFFSGSVRQALRKRPLLYLGLFASMGLGMYLAIVPIGKSLLLPGLRLSPPTILGYAGTQPQIILHYLKLSLWPHPLVFDYLWPVATTINAILWPSLAVGALGLAALWALRRRPPVGFLGAWVFLTLAPSSSVLPIADLAVEHRMYLALAAVMMLLVLAGYSCFRGKIALVVLVGLAAIYGTLTIRRNADYASEWRMWNDVLTKRPNHFRALSSLGDLMRREGRLDEAVAYYTQALRVIPDHPEAHFNLGFVLIRQRNLAEAIEHYRRALELYPEYPEAHNNLGIALKASGKLDEAMAQYREALRLRPDYADAHFNAANVLFEQGKIEEAKREYETTLSLQPAYAQYREAKQMVAVLSR from the coding sequence ATGGCCTTCTCGGAACCGCCCCGCCGGCGGATCAACGCGCTTGGGCTGCCGGTCCTGCTCGTCGGTATTGGGTTGTGGGCCTACCACAATAGTTTTCGAGGGGCCTTCCTCTTCGACGACCACCGGCACATTCTCAACAACGTCAACGTCCGCGAACCCTCTCCGCCGTGGGCCTGCCTGGCAGAGTCCGCGCGGCCGATCGTCGATTGCTCATTCACCCTCAACTATGCTTTGGCCGGGGCGCAGCCCTTCACCTACCATGCCGTGAATCTCGCGATTCATCTGCTCGCCGGTTTGCTCCTCTTTGGCCTGGTGCGCCGGACCCTCGAAACATCCCGCCTTGCAACACGCTTTGGGAAATCAGCGCCGTGGTTGGCGCTGGCCACGGCGCTCCTGTGGGTCGTGCACCCTCTGCAGACTCAGAGCGTCACCTACATCGTGCAGCGGGCAGAGTCGCTGATGGGTTTGTGCTATGTCGCGACGATTTATTGCCTATGCCGCTCGGCGACGTCGTCGAGCGCACGGCGGTGGGAGGCGCTGGCCGTGCTCGCCTGCGGCGCCGGCATGGCCAGCAAGCTGGATATGATGACGGCGCCGCTGACGGCGCTGCTCTATGACCGCGTGTTTTTTTCCGGATCGGTGCGGCAGGCCTTACGCAAGCGGCCGCTTCTCTACCTGGGATTGTTCGCCTCGATGGGCCTTGGGATGTATCTGGCCATCGTGCCGATAGGCAAGAGCCTTCTGCTCCCCGGCCTTCGGCTTTCGCCTCCGACGATTCTGGGCTATGCAGGCACACAGCCGCAGATCATCCTTCACTACCTGAAATTATCCCTCTGGCCCCATCCGCTCGTGTTTGACTACCTCTGGCCGGTGGCGACGACCATCAACGCGATCCTCTGGCCGTCGCTGGCGGTCGGTGCTCTGGGGCTGGCGGCGCTGTGGGCGCTTCGGCGCCGTCCGCCGGTCGGGTTTCTTGGCGCGTGGGTGTTTCTGACACTCGCGCCGTCATCGAGCGTTCTTCCCATCGCGGATCTTGCGGTTGAGCATCGCATGTACCTGGCCTTGGCGGCTGTCATGATGCTCCTCGTACTTGCTGGATACTCGTGCTTTCGTGGGAAAATCGCGCTGGTGGTCCTGGTGGGGCTTGCGGCGATCTATGGAACCCTGACGATTCGGCGCAACGCCGATTATGCCAGCGAATGGCGCATGTGGAACGATGTGCTAACGAAACGGCCAAATCATTTCCGCGCGCTCAGCAGCCTCGGCGATCTCATGCGACGCGAGGGCAGACTGGATGAGGCTGTTGCGTACTATACGCAAGCACTACGCGTGATCCCGGATCACCCGGAGGCGCATTTCAATTTGGGGTTTGTGCTCATCCGGCAACGGAACCTTGCCGAAGCCATCGAGCATTACCGGCGGGCGCTTGAGCTCTATCCCGAGTACCCGGAGGCGCATAACAACCTCGGCATCGCCTTAAAAGCGAGCGGCAAGCTCGATGAGGCCATGGCGCAGTACCGCGAGGCGCTTCGGCTGCGGCCAGATTATGCCGACGCGCATTTCAATGCCGCGAACGTGCTCTTCGAGCAGGGAAAGATCGAGGAAGCGAAACGGGAATACGAAACCACGCTCAGCCTTCAGCCGGCCTATGCCCAGTATAGGGAAGCCAAGCAGATGGTCGCGGTTCTCAGCCGCTAG
- a CDS encoding amino acid permease: MQSLPGETTTPTLRESPGAVKAPVTPQTASQPTLARALGLGDATMLVIGCIVGVGIFRTASSIAAQLSSPSLMLAVWVIGGIVSLCGALCYAELAAMFPSSGGDYVYLTNIYGRFAGFSFGWTKVFIERTGTIAILGYVFAEYARRIAAFDAAWLPWIAAGGIVLLTVVNVAGVRWGTATQNLFTGLKALALGSLIVAGISAIATHRAVAVDWRLPPITAGTWSSLGIALVFVLWTYGGWTEAAYVADEVKQPTKNVPRAIIQGLLLTTALYLLVNASYLLCIPIEQLPTTPLVASQVMQQAIGASGAVFIAGMIACSAFGALNGYILTSGRILYAMGKDHALLKTVGVIHPTFHTPSRALWINAALAILLVFTKTLDQIMTYSTVVISVFYLMAVLGVMILRRRQPEAPRPYRTWGYPAAPLIFLIVMTGFVINTCLKEPHEALFGFGLLLLAIPLYGLSRSRAPS, translated from the coding sequence TTGCAGTCCCTGCCAGGAGAAACAACAACGCCAACTCTTCGAGAGTCTCCAGGTGCAGTCAAAGCCCCAGTAACGCCACAGACGGCGAGCCAGCCGACGCTTGCTCGCGCGCTGGGGCTGGGCGATGCGACGATGCTGGTCATCGGCTGCATCGTCGGCGTCGGGATCTTCCGCACCGCAAGCTCGATCGCGGCACAGCTGTCTTCGCCATCGCTGATGTTGGCCGTCTGGGTCATCGGCGGCATCGTCTCGCTGTGCGGAGCGCTCTGTTATGCGGAGCTGGCGGCGATGTTTCCGTCGAGTGGAGGGGACTACGTCTACCTCACCAACATCTACGGGCGATTCGCCGGCTTTTCGTTCGGTTGGACCAAGGTGTTCATCGAGCGGACCGGCACGATCGCGATTTTGGGCTACGTCTTCGCCGAATATGCGCGGCGGATCGCCGCATTCGATGCGGCGTGGCTGCCATGGATCGCGGCCGGAGGAATTGTGCTGCTGACCGTGGTGAATGTCGCCGGCGTGCGGTGGGGCACCGCGACGCAAAATCTGTTCACGGGATTGAAGGCGCTGGCCTTAGGGTCGCTGATTGTCGCTGGGATCTCAGCGATCGCAACGCATCGAGCCGTAGCCGTTGACTGGCGCCTGCCGCCTATCACCGCGGGAACCTGGTCGTCGCTTGGCATTGCGCTGGTCTTCGTGCTCTGGACGTACGGGGGGTGGACCGAGGCCGCCTACGTGGCTGACGAGGTGAAGCAGCCGACAAAAAACGTCCCGCGAGCCATCATTCAAGGGCTGCTGCTGACCACAGCGCTGTATCTGCTCGTCAACGCCAGCTACCTGCTGTGCATCCCCATCGAGCAGCTTCCCACAACACCGCTGGTCGCCTCCCAGGTCATGCAGCAAGCGATTGGTGCTAGCGGGGCGGTCTTCATCGCCGGCATGATCGCCTGCTCAGCCTTTGGCGCGCTCAACGGGTATATTCTAACCAGCGGGAGGATTCTTTATGCGATGGGCAAAGACCACGCGCTCTTGAAGACCGTGGGAGTGATCCATCCAACCTTCCATACGCCCTCGCGCGCATTGTGGATCAACGCGGCACTCGCCATTCTGCTGGTGTTTACGAAGACGCTCGACCAAATCATGACGTATTCCACCGTCGTCATTTCGGTGTTTTATCTGATGGCCGTGCTCGGGGTGATGATCTTGCGTCGACGACAGCCCGAGGCTCCGCGCCCGTATCGGACATGGGGATATCCTGCGGCTCCGCTGATCTTTCTGATTGTCATGACCGGCTTCGTGATCAATACGTGCCTGAAAGAACCGCACGAAGCCCTCTTCGGCTTCGGCTTGCTCTTGCTGGCCATTCCTCTCTATGGGCTCTCACGCTCGCGCGCTCCGTCCTAG
- a CDS encoding outer membrane lipoprotein-sorting protein, whose amino-acid sequence MKRALIGLTVMLAMAAPLRAEELSGRQIIDQAIDRHEAPYDFEQQIMTLIDKKGNRELRDTRRYARKGADGQFKYLIVFDSPPGVKGVALLTWQHEAADDDQWLYLPAQGDQVKRIAKGSKKNYFMGTDFTYEDLVSESREKFTYARLPDETLEGATHYVVEITPADAAFAKESGYQKRVVWVRHDNFFVIRTDYYDKQGKLVKRQSAGNLESVGGDMWRAKTTNMENFSNGHATHVQVETRKLEEAAAPEELFQQRFLTSGQHMR is encoded by the coding sequence ATGAAACGCGCGCTGATTGGCCTCACGGTCATGTTGGCCATGGCTGCCCCGCTGAGGGCGGAGGAGCTGAGCGGCCGGCAAATTATCGATCAGGCGATTGACCGGCATGAGGCGCCGTACGACTTTGAGCAGCAGATCATGACCCTCATCGACAAGAAGGGCAACCGGGAGCTCCGCGACACGCGCCGGTACGCCCGCAAAGGGGCGGATGGCCAGTTTAAGTATCTCATTGTGTTTGACAGCCCTCCGGGGGTAAAGGGAGTGGCCCTGCTGACGTGGCAGCATGAGGCAGCGGATGATGATCAGTGGCTGTACCTGCCCGCCCAAGGCGACCAGGTCAAGCGCATCGCCAAGGGGAGCAAGAAAAATTACTTCATGGGCACCGACTTCACCTACGAGGATCTGGTCTCGGAATCGCGCGAGAAATTCACCTATGCGCGGCTGCCTGATGAGACGCTTGAGGGCGCAACACACTACGTCGTGGAGATCACCCCGGCGGACGCCGCGTTCGCCAAGGAGAGCGGATACCAAAAGCGCGTGGTCTGGGTGCGCCACGATAATTTCTTCGTCATACGAACCGACTATTACGACAAGCAGGGCAAGCTCGTGAAGCGGCAGAGTGCTGGCAACCTGGAGAGCGTCGGAGGGGACATGTGGCGGGCAAAGACCACCAACATGGAGAACTTCAGCAACGGCCACGCGACGCACGTCCAGGTGGAGACGCGAAAGCTCGAAGAGGCCGCAGCGCCTGAAGAACTCTTCCAGCAACGCTTCTTGACATCCGGCCAGCATATGCGCTGA
- a CDS encoding NAD-binding protein: MDGLSRRLRSALVLLFAAVLIGTIGYRLIEGWNTLDALYMTVITLATVGYGETHPLSPAGRVFTIFLIMLGVGVLTFGVTAATAFVVEGTLTNLIGRRKMEAAIRKLSDHIILCGVGETGRHIAEEFLKSGVPFLIIDKDPERIKAMEKLGPILSIQGDPTQDETLIQAEVKEAKGLICALPEDRDNVFVVLTARALNPRLRIVSKVIEQESRMKLSKAGADVAVSPNFIGAMRLASEMVRPTVVSFLDTMLRANNGTVRVEEVLLPAGSKLAGRRLKEAGVYEQTGLLPIAISKDGTFEINPSPEWPLREGNGLIVCCTPEQLAKLRDLVAA; encoded by the coding sequence ATGGACGGGCTGAGTCGTAGGCTGCGTTCCGCGCTCGTCCTCCTTTTCGCCGCGGTCCTCATCGGCACCATCGGGTACCGTCTCATCGAAGGCTGGAACACCCTCGATGCCTTGTACATGACGGTGATCACGCTTGCCACCGTCGGGTACGGCGAAACCCACCCGCTCTCCCCCGCCGGGCGAGTCTTTACCATCTTCCTCATCATGTTGGGCGTGGGGGTGCTCACCTTCGGGGTCACCGCGGCCACCGCCTTCGTTGTCGAAGGCACACTGACAAATCTCATCGGGAGGAGAAAAATGGAAGCTGCCATCCGGAAGCTGAGCGATCACATCATCCTCTGCGGCGTGGGAGAAACCGGGCGCCACATCGCGGAGGAGTTCCTGAAATCCGGCGTGCCGTTTCTCATCATCGATAAGGACCCCGAACGGATCAAGGCGATGGAGAAGCTCGGCCCGATCCTCTCCATCCAGGGAGATCCGACCCAAGATGAGACGCTCATCCAAGCGGAGGTCAAGGAAGCGAAGGGGTTGATCTGCGCGCTCCCGGAAGACCGAGATAACGTATTTGTGGTCTTAACGGCTCGCGCGCTGAACCCTCGGCTTCGCATCGTCTCGAAGGTCATCGAGCAAGAGTCGCGGATGAAGCTCTCGAAAGCCGGCGCTGATGTCGCCGTATCGCCGAATTTCATCGGCGCGATGCGGTTGGCTTCTGAGATGGTGCGGCCGACCGTGGTGTCATTCCTGGATACGATGCTGCGCGCGAACAATGGAACGGTGAGGGTGGAGGAAGTCCTCCTGCCCGCAGGGTCAAAGCTCGCCGGGCGGCGGCTTAAAGAGGCCGGCGTCTACGAGCAAACCGGACTGCTCCCGATCGCGATCAGCAAGGATGGAACGTTCGAGATCAACCCGAGCCCGGAATGGCCGCTCCGAGAGGGGAACGGCCTGATTGTGTGTTGTACGCCAGAGCAATTGGCGAAACTTCGCGACCTGGTCGCGGCATAG